A section of the Quatrionicoccus australiensis genome encodes:
- a CDS encoding c-type cytochrome has product MNPKKMRLRSLIGLSIALASFGAAAQTAAEPPAGRLLASNCFQCHGYNGKSSIGFERLAGESAAEIYKELREMRSKGSPEMMDMHARGYSDAQVRLIADYLSKANTTTATASATKVATAKKSSTSKKKD; this is encoded by the coding sequence ATGAATCCAAAGAAAATGCGCTTGCGTAGCCTGATCGGGCTATCCATCGCCCTGGCCAGCTTCGGCGCGGCCGCCCAAACCGCTGCCGAGCCGCCCGCCGGTCGACTGCTCGCCTCGAACTGTTTTCAGTGTCATGGCTATAACGGCAAGTCGAGCATCGGCTTCGAACGCCTGGCCGGTGAATCGGCTGCGGAAATCTACAAGGAACTGCGTGAAATGCGCAGCAAGGGATCGCCCGAGATGATGGACATGCATGCGCGTGGCTATAGCGATGCCCAGGTCCGCCTGATCGCCGATTACCTGTCCAAGGCAAATACGACGACAGCGACCGCCTCCGCCACGAAGGTGGCAACGGCGAAGAAATCCTCCACCAGCAAGAAAAAAGACTAA
- the gspG gene encoding type II secretion system major pseudopilin GspG, with translation MFAKSIPLRTAAGFTLLELLVVVAIIGLLAAYVGPRYVSQLGKSEVTTAKAQIEAIARALESYRLDNGRYPAADVGLNALRQRPANLPRWNGPYLQKELPPDPWGNPYVYRPVAGNGRDFELLSLGRDGRPGGSDENADIRY, from the coding sequence ATGTTCGCCAAGTCCATCCCTTTACGCACCGCTGCCGGCTTTACGCTGCTTGAATTGCTGGTCGTCGTTGCCATCATCGGCTTGCTCGCTGCCTATGTCGGGCCGCGTTACGTTTCCCAACTCGGCAAGTCGGAAGTGACGACGGCAAAAGCGCAGATCGAAGCGATTGCCCGCGCGCTCGAGTCCTATCGCCTGGACAACGGGCGCTATCCGGCGGCCGATGTCGGTCTGAATGCCTTGCGTCAGCGCCCGGCTAACCTGCCGCGCTGGAATGGCCCCTATCTGCAGAAGGAGTTGCCGCCGGATCCCTGGGGCAATCCTTACGTTTATCGTCCGGTTGCCGGCAACGGCCGTGATTTCGAACTGCTTTCCCTGGGCCGTGACGGTCGACCGGGTGGCAGCGACGAAAATGCCGATATCCGCTACTGA
- a CDS encoding HAMP domain-containing sensor histidine kinase, with translation MKRYPRSFLQLVTFGHLLVMLPLLVAGAYVFIALDTLNKHYRTAIEQNSTSSRLGGELTEDLVHMERDLRRHQVLRDAPSLQDYAQVRSEWQNNVQIFSRLPPLPATIINELHDHLAQEEAAFAILRASGDSQPLLAAITHIKESSARTLDDAHAILEREQEKYLAESATLRVRMLLAAGIAGLFAFFCLWLIRTLLARLIGRFEHAVLRLGKGDLQQEIALDGPGDLRWLGRWLEWLRRRLLSLEESRTQVLRHVSHELKTPLAAMNEGASLLAEQIAGPLTEEQSRIVRILQSNSQRLQDLIEGLLRLQQAEHAAERIGHEKLHFDQQVEQVLDTYRLIAAERKISIQCSLQETPIVAGREALVTVIHNLLSNAVKFSPEGGEIRVTLQHDSKQATLDVYDQGPGIDADDSGKIFDPFYRGKTTRQVPGVGLGLTISREFVLALRGELLLMQSTGGAHFRVLLPCHAPYLRIQPDA, from the coding sequence ATGAAACGTTATCCGCGCTCCTTCCTGCAGCTGGTCACCTTCGGCCACCTGCTGGTCATGCTTCCCCTGCTGGTCGCCGGGGCCTACGTCTTCATCGCGCTGGACACTCTGAACAAGCATTACCGCACCGCCATCGAACAGAATTCGACATCTTCCCGGCTGGGCGGTGAGCTGACGGAAGATCTGGTGCACATGGAACGCGACCTGCGCCGCCATCAAGTCCTGCGGGATGCTCCCTCGCTCCAGGACTACGCCCAGGTTCGCAGCGAATGGCAGAACAATGTGCAAATCTTCTCCAGACTGCCGCCGCTCCCCGCAACAATCATCAACGAGTTGCACGACCATTTGGCCCAGGAAGAAGCCGCCTTCGCAATACTGCGCGCCAGTGGCGACTCGCAGCCTTTGCTTGCCGCGATCACCCACATCAAGGAAAGCTCGGCGAGAACGCTGGACGATGCCCACGCAATACTCGAACGCGAACAGGAAAAATATCTCGCCGAATCCGCCACGTTGCGAGTGCGCATGCTGCTGGCGGCAGGGATCGCTGGCCTGTTTGCGTTTTTCTGCCTGTGGCTGATACGTACGCTGCTGGCCCGCCTGATCGGCCGCTTCGAGCATGCCGTGCTGCGCCTGGGCAAGGGCGACCTGCAGCAGGAAATTGCCCTCGACGGCCCAGGTGACCTGCGCTGGCTGGGGCGCTGGCTTGAGTGGCTGCGACGACGCCTGCTCTCCCTGGAGGAAAGCCGGACCCAGGTCTTGCGCCATGTATCGCACGAGCTCAAGACGCCATTGGCTGCGATGAACGAAGGCGCGTCACTGCTTGCAGAACAAATTGCCGGCCCACTGACCGAAGAGCAGAGCCGGATTGTCAGAATATTGCAAAGCAATTCGCAACGTTTGCAGGATCTGATCGAAGGCCTGCTTCGGCTGCAACAGGCAGAACACGCAGCCGAACGCATCGGCCATGAAAAGCTGCACTTCGACCAGCAGGTCGAACAGGTACTCGATACTTACCGCCTGATCGCTGCCGAACGCAAGATTTCCATCCAGTGCTCGCTGCAGGAAACGCCTATCGTTGCCGGCCGCGAAGCGCTGGTGACCGTGATTCACAACCTCCTGTCAAATGCGGTCAAGTTTTCCCCGGAAGGCGGGGAAATTCGCGTGACCCTGCAGCACGACAGCAAACAGGCAACACTCGATGTGTATGATCAAGGGCCAGGTATTGATGCCGACGACAGCGGAAAAATCTTCGATCCCTTCTACCGGGGGAAGACCACCCGCCAGGTGCCCGGTGTTGGCCTGGGACTCACCATCAGCCGGGA
- a CDS encoding NAD(P)/FAD-dependent oxidoreductase, translating to MNRRDFFRLASLAGLGATAASWSNLAGAATAAQLGTVPTNTGISGRVVVIGGGMAGATVAKYLRLWGGSGVSVTLVERDSAYTSNILSNLVLNGQRTITSLQYAYSNLASRYGIRMVKGDVTAIDPVGHSVSLADGSKLPYDRLVVAPGVDFDVFPGLESAAAQAKVPHAWKAGVQTTQLRNMLVGMKAGQNFVMTIPAKPYRCPPGPYERACVVADWLKKNRPGSKVIVLDANPGIIAEPLAFANAFDVVHKGVVEYHPGVTINSIDATTMTLNTNLGNLQASVINAIPPHKAGQVVRDNGLANIAGRWAGVDVLTYQSTAAPGIHVIGDASATTQPKAGHIANQEAKICADAIVRLLSGRSPDPSPITNSACYSPITADTASWLTAIFAYDPVSGTMQPVPGAAGEAAGRSKDNYKEMIKWFNTLMEDSFA from the coding sequence ATGAATCGTCGTGATTTTTTCCGTCTGGCCAGCCTGGCCGGACTCGGCGCTACGGCTGCCTCCTGGTCCAATCTGGCGGGAGCGGCAACGGCTGCCCAGCTGGGTACGGTTCCGACCAACACCGGCATCAGCGGTCGGGTGGTTGTCATCGGCGGCGGCATGGCCGGCGCCACGGTTGCCAAGTACCTGCGCCTGTGGGGCGGCAGCGGTGTTTCGGTGACGCTGGTCGAGCGTGACAGCGCCTATACCTCGAACATCCTGAGCAACCTTGTGCTCAACGGTCAGCGCACCATTACCTCACTGCAATACGCCTACAGCAACCTGGCCAGCCGCTACGGCATTCGCATGGTCAAGGGCGACGTCACCGCAATTGATCCGGTTGGTCACAGCGTCAGCCTGGCCGATGGCAGCAAGTTGCCTTACGACCGCCTGGTTGTTGCCCCCGGGGTTGATTTCGATGTGTTCCCCGGACTCGAAAGCGCCGCGGCGCAAGCCAAGGTGCCGCATGCCTGGAAAGCAGGCGTGCAGACGACCCAGTTGCGCAACATGCTGGTTGGCATGAAGGCTGGCCAGAACTTTGTCATGACCATCCCGGCCAAGCCTTACCGCTGCCCGCCGGGGCCGTACGAGCGGGCCTGCGTCGTTGCCGACTGGCTGAAAAAGAACCGTCCCGGTTCTAAGGTCATCGTGCTTGATGCCAATCCCGGCATCATTGCCGAGCCGCTCGCCTTCGCCAACGCCTTCGATGTCGTGCACAAGGGCGTGGTCGAATATCATCCGGGCGTGACCATCAACAGCATCGATGCAACGACGATGACGCTGAACACCAACCTGGGCAACCTGCAGGCCAGCGTGATCAATGCCATTCCGCCGCACAAGGCCGGCCAGGTCGTGCGCGACAACGGCCTGGCCAACATCGCCGGGCGCTGGGCCGGCGTCGATGTGCTGACGTATCAGTCCACCGCTGCGCCGGGTATTCATGTCATCGGGGATGCATCTGCCACGACGCAACCCAAGGCTGGTCACATCGCCAACCAGGAAGCAAAGATCTGTGCCGATGCGATTGTCCGCCTGCTTTCGGGACGCAGTCCGGATCCCTCGCCGATCACCAACTCGGCCTGCTATTCGCCGATTACGGCCGATACGGCGTCGTGGCTCACGGCGATCTTCGCCTACGACCCGGTCAGCGGCACGATGCAGCCGGTGCCCGGTGCAGCGGGTGAAGCAGCTGGACGCTCAAAGGACAATTACAAGGAAATGATCAAGTGGTTTAACACCCTGATGGAAGATTCCTTCGCCTGA